The following coding sequences lie in one Natrarchaeobius halalkaliphilus genomic window:
- a CDS encoding DUF7344 domain-containing protein, with the protein MTTTEPDRNSAHALGSTARPQALRTVLSSDRRRELLRLVARASPSGISKETLAARLCETGDVRSGSVTDEGRRKMLASLHHRDLPALIDVGLLTTADDGTIVATGHSLFDHLDILATEPPDGFEAVSDALAHSRRRSILAVLHRRNGSVSTRSLARAVTADESGFVVYPSSSDDVDDVYVSLVHVHLPILSDADLIAYDPDSGRVRYEGHPALSAGSETILERDRSITDDEFEIELLSRHAD; encoded by the coding sequence ATGACGACCACAGAACCCGATCGAAACTCGGCACACGCGCTCGGTTCGACCGCTCGTCCCCAGGCGTTACGTACGGTCCTTTCGTCTGATCGTCGTCGTGAACTGCTCCGTCTGGTGGCCAGAGCGTCGCCGTCGGGAATTTCGAAGGAAACACTGGCCGCGCGACTCTGTGAAACTGGTGACGTCCGATCTGGATCAGTGACCGACGAAGGACGACGGAAGATGCTCGCCTCGCTTCACCATCGGGACCTTCCAGCCTTGATCGACGTCGGGTTACTCACCACGGCGGACGACGGAACGATCGTCGCGACGGGGCATTCACTGTTCGATCACCTAGATATCCTCGCGACGGAACCCCCTGACGGATTCGAAGCGGTGTCCGACGCGTTGGCTCACTCGCGACGACGGTCGATCCTCGCGGTACTCCACCGTCGAAACGGATCGGTTTCGACGAGATCACTCGCTCGAGCCGTCACCGCGGACGAAAGCGGATTCGTCGTCTATCCATCATCGAGCGACGACGTCGACGACGTGTACGTCTCTCTCGTCCACGTTCACCTCCCGATTCTGTCCGACGCGGATCTCATCGCGTACGACCCCGATTCGGGACGGGTCCGCTACGAGGGACACCCCGCGCTGTCGGCCGGATCGGAGACGATTCTGGAGCGAGATCGGAGTATCACCGACGACGAGTTCGAGATCGAACTGCTCTCCCGACATGCCGACTGA
- a CDS encoding AAA family ATPase — protein MSTTADTDDVIEVSADGLTVKKTFTADEFPVPAIRFEIDSSRDEQVTFRLSEDIPESFPMDKVGFHPDYHSDDWTAFQDHHVEFLGTLDSDETIVTVYGIRIDDEEAATQFLSEPTIVEVSSEDDGRSDRREVDDGVIDTIVSEDRNQPVKDMLAGDTESVPGLEDETEETDEVDPLAEPNGDDEEGGLDLDLGDVDTEPVDVSDEESDADDAPDIDLDFGEEEIPEPDSADAAEADAGGNDQDGDDEPEITLDLESSLEEEQSTDSSESDSLEVDPDDDVETDTDDGDLEADASEADEPSDGIHDQESPTEDGDDHSPAVTDEAVPEEFDGALGARLATEIQSGQIDEDDLEVLRSEFETGNATLEQVKIDHLQSRVEEVAAYTGALETFIGEYGTGTQLIESLESDLSEVESELASLSGRLDDTDERVDGFESELETLTEWTTDLERDVSDALELEEEVDAIAGRTADVEADVESVTTDVEGVQTDVETVKTDVDAVEGDVAEFDEALASVEEDVTDATDDVEDLTGDVDTLESEVDTLDDGLAAVESDVDDVEGTLEAVESDLEDLREDVTDVQDWRDQLGSMFSDS, from the coding sequence ATGAGTACGACCGCCGACACGGACGACGTGATCGAAGTCAGCGCCGACGGGTTGACCGTCAAGAAAACGTTCACGGCGGACGAGTTTCCCGTTCCTGCTATCCGATTCGAAATCGACTCGAGCCGCGACGAACAGGTCACATTTCGACTGTCGGAAGACATCCCCGAATCGTTCCCGATGGACAAAGTCGGGTTCCATCCCGACTATCACAGCGACGACTGGACGGCCTTTCAGGACCATCACGTCGAGTTCCTCGGAACGCTCGACTCCGACGAGACGATCGTCACGGTGTACGGGATCCGCATCGACGACGAAGAAGCGGCGACGCAGTTCCTCTCGGAGCCGACCATCGTCGAAGTCAGCTCCGAAGACGACGGTCGATCTGACCGGAGAGAAGTCGATGACGGCGTCATCGACACCATCGTCTCCGAAGACCGCAACCAGCCCGTTAAAGACATGCTCGCTGGCGATACCGAATCGGTACCGGGCCTCGAAGACGAGACCGAAGAAACCGACGAGGTAGATCCGCTCGCGGAGCCAAACGGGGACGACGAAGAGGGCGGACTCGATCTCGATCTCGGCGACGTCGATACGGAGCCCGTCGACGTCTCCGACGAGGAGTCGGACGCAGACGACGCACCGGATATCGATCTCGACTTCGGTGAAGAAGAGATTCCGGAGCCCGACTCCGCAGACGCGGCCGAAGCTGACGCCGGTGGGAACGACCAAGACGGAGACGACGAGCCGGAAATCACGCTCGATCTCGAGTCGAGTCTCGAAGAGGAGCAGTCGACCGACTCCAGTGAGTCGGACTCACTCGAGGTCGATCCTGACGACGATGTCGAAACGGATACGGACGACGGAGATCTCGAAGCGGATGCATCTGAAGCTGACGAACCGTCAGACGGTATCCACGACCAGGAGTCACCGACGGAAGACGGTGACGACCACTCACCGGCGGTGACGGACGAGGCGGTGCCAGAGGAGTTCGACGGCGCGCTCGGTGCGCGCCTCGCCACGGAGATCCAGAGCGGCCAAATCGACGAGGACGATCTCGAAGTCCTTCGATCGGAGTTCGAAACAGGAAACGCTACCCTCGAACAGGTAAAGATCGATCACCTCCAGTCCCGAGTCGAGGAGGTCGCAGCGTACACCGGCGCGCTCGAAACGTTCATCGGAGAATACGGTACCGGCACGCAGCTCATCGAGAGCCTCGAATCCGATCTCAGCGAGGTCGAATCCGAACTCGCGTCGCTGTCGGGCCGTCTCGACGACACCGACGAACGCGTCGATGGATTCGAGTCGGAACTCGAGACGTTGACCGAGTGGACCACCGATCTCGAACGCGACGTCTCGGACGCCCTCGAACTCGAAGAGGAAGTCGATGCGATCGCCGGACGAACCGCCGACGTCGAAGCGGACGTCGAATCCGTTACGACTGATGTAGAGGGCGTTCAGACGGACGTCGAAACGGTGAAAACGGACGTCGACGCCGTCGAAGGCGACGTTGCCGAGTTCGACGAAGCGCTCGCATCGGTCGAAGAAGACGTCACGGACGCCACGGACGATGTCGAGGATCTGACGGGCGACGTCGACACGCTCGAAAGCGAGGTCGATACTCTCGACGACGGACTCGCGGCAGTCGAATCCGACGTCGACGACGTCGAGGGAACGCTCGAAGCCGTCGAATCGGATCTCGAAGACCTGCGCGAGGACGTCACCGACGTCCAGGACTGGCGTGATCAGCTGGGATCGATGTTCTCGGACAGCTGA
- a CDS encoding DUF7139 domain-containing protein, translating into MPAESLESGYLFDLYRRYIGEPEDRTDVYLGFGLFLGGIGLAIVALVLFLWSSTLDAQSPAYSWAEPAYALVMISLPVTMLGIVVLLPAERRVLYTSVVGVGVTLAATAGFVYAYPEDWYFHGADYTVEVIATYAVGLAAISASTGAALIAHYLDMARAAERVDHEDSPGESEAKSYSDEEIQADIDEAMEDVELSWGGVEKNEQTRLSFSEDTFDDVDVDGQAKTTRSSGVDAQVAGLKGLKGGETTTTTSSSTVDDQTEKLRQLREQQRTEDAVDGDTDRWASVRTLLDRIRSVLGRN; encoded by the coding sequence ATGCCAGCGGAATCGCTCGAAAGCGGGTATCTTTTCGACCTTTACCGCCGATATATCGGTGAACCCGAGGACAGAACCGACGTCTATCTGGGTTTCGGACTGTTCCTCGGTGGAATCGGACTGGCCATCGTTGCACTGGTGCTCTTTCTCTGGAGTAGCACGCTCGACGCGCAGTCGCCCGCCTACTCGTGGGCAGAGCCGGCCTACGCGCTCGTAATGATCTCCTTACCCGTGACCATGCTCGGTATCGTCGTCCTCTTACCGGCCGAACGACGGGTTCTGTACACCTCGGTCGTCGGCGTCGGCGTTACCCTGGCCGCAACGGCGGGATTCGTCTACGCCTATCCGGAGGACTGGTACTTCCACGGTGCCGATTACACCGTCGAAGTCATTGCGACGTACGCCGTCGGTCTCGCCGCGATCAGCGCTTCGACGGGGGCTGCGCTCATCGCACATTATCTCGACATGGCTCGAGCGGCAGAGCGGGTCGACCACGAGGACTCACCGGGAGAGTCCGAGGCAAAATCGTACTCGGACGAAGAGATTCAGGCTGATATCGACGAGGCGATGGAGGACGTAGAGCTCTCGTGGGGTGGCGTCGAAAAAAACGAGCAGACGCGATTGAGCTTCTCCGAGGACACGTTCGACGACGTCGACGTCGACGGTCAGGCGAAAACGACCCGCTCGTCCGGCGTCGACGCACAGGTTGCCGGGCTCAAGGGACTCAAAGGAGGCGAAACCACGACCACGACCTCGAGTTCCACCGTCGACGACCAGACCGAAAAGCTGCGCCAGCTTCGCGAGCAACAGCGCACGGAGGACGCGGTCGACGGTGACACCGATCGCTGGGCGTCCGTGAGGACGCTTCTCGACCGGATTCGGTCCGTTCTAGGCCGGAATTAA
- the dph2 gene encoding diphthamide biosynthesis enzyme Dph2 produces the protein MSQDSAYTDGDLRNTGMRLKHDREWDYELERIVDAIDDRDATTVGLQFPEGLKRRGPSVADDLRKLADDGVTFMLSGQPCYGACDLDTYLMKRTDVFVHFGHSPMKNTDKVIYVPLFSNVDVLPIMEEALETLEDPSETKDVGLVTTAQHMNRYDAMTEFLEERGYEVHSRRGDERLTHEGQVLGCNYASADVPADQVLYVGGGKFHPLGLAMEHPDKHVVIADPVNNVVTPADTDKFMKQRYGAVHRAMDAKKWGVIFCTKIGQGRWEQAQDIIADNDDAYLITMDEVTPDRLRNFDMDAFVNTGCPRITTDDGPQFHKPMLTPGEYEIAVGNEPLENLSFDTFHGTW, from the coding sequence ATGAGCCAGGACTCGGCCTACACCGACGGAGACCTCCGGAACACCGGAATGCGTCTCAAACACGATCGCGAGTGGGATTACGAACTCGAGCGGATCGTCGATGCGATCGACGACCGCGACGCGACGACGGTCGGGTTGCAGTTTCCGGAAGGCCTGAAACGACGCGGTCCCTCCGTTGCCGACGACCTCCGAAAACTGGCCGACGACGGAGTGACGTTCATGCTCTCCGGTCAGCCCTGTTATGGGGCCTGTGACCTGGATACGTACCTCATGAAACGGACCGACGTGTTCGTCCACTTCGGCCACTCTCCGATGAAGAACACGGACAAGGTGATCTACGTCCCGCTCTTTTCGAACGTCGACGTACTGCCGATCATGGAGGAGGCACTCGAGACCCTCGAGGATCCCTCGGAGACGAAGGACGTCGGCCTCGTCACGACCGCCCAGCACATGAACCGCTACGACGCGATGACCGAGTTCCTAGAAGAGCGTGGCTACGAAGTCCACAGCCGACGCGGCGACGAACGGCTCACCCACGAAGGACAGGTACTGGGCTGTAACTACGCGAGCGCGGACGTTCCCGCAGACCAGGTGCTTTACGTCGGCGGTGGAAAGTTCCACCCGCTCGGGCTCGCGATGGAACATCCCGACAAGCACGTCGTCATCGCGGATCCGGTCAACAACGTCGTCACACCTGCCGATACCGATAAGTTCATGAAACAACGCTACGGCGCGGTTCACCGGGCCATGGACGCGAAAAAGTGGGGCGTTATCTTCTGTACGAAGATCGGTCAGGGCCGCTGGGAACAGGCCCAGGATATTATCGCGGACAACGACGACGCCTACCTAATCACGATGGACGAGGTGACGCCCGACCGCCTGCGGAACTTCGATATGGACGCCTTCGTCAACACCGGCTGTCCCCGAATCACGACCGACGACGGCCCGCAGTTCCACAAACCGATGCTGACGCCCGGCGAGTACGAGATCGCAGTCGGAAACGAACCGCTCGAGAACCTGTCGTTCGATACGTTCCACGGAACCTGGTAA
- a CDS encoding helix-turn-helix transcriptional regulator: protein MEGFETLRELTRSPVRLDVLRHLLDYGPANATELTDHVDASRRTVSRALDVLENEGLATSNSRTYSATTYAELTASDVFELIEQIESRRDRAAFLNAFPRDAVDVDFETVSGTATRRLSVQPHGPVSNVIDTLTDATSIRVLAPIASPLYVRPFAERVRDGADIEAVVDATAYEEFCGKLHAGIRLAATLADISLAVHDDVGFGLIICDEQVVFGAYEDGILQATFSTAEPAVVNAAKETYQKNRGTATPVIE from the coding sequence ATGGAAGGGTTTGAGACACTCAGGGAACTGACACGGTCTCCTGTTCGCCTTGATGTGCTCCGCCACCTTCTCGACTACGGACCGGCAAACGCAACCGAACTCACTGATCACGTGGACGCGTCACGAAGAACTGTTTCTCGCGCGTTAGATGTACTTGAGAACGAAGGATTGGCGACGAGTAACAGCCGGACGTACTCCGCAACGACGTACGCCGAACTCACCGCCTCCGATGTGTTTGAGCTAATTGAGCAGATCGAGTCACGCCGCGATCGGGCAGCGTTTTTGAATGCTTTTCCCCGAGATGCCGTCGACGTTGACTTTGAAACGGTTAGTGGAACTGCGACTCGCCGTTTATCCGTTCAACCACACGGTCCGGTCTCAAACGTCATCGATACACTTACCGATGCAACGTCGATTCGAGTCTTAGCTCCGATCGCGTCACCGCTATACGTGCGGCCATTCGCTGAACGCGTTCGAGATGGGGCCGATATTGAGGCAGTCGTCGATGCAACCGCCTACGAAGAGTTCTGCGGGAAACTCCACGCGGGGATCCGGCTAGCTGCCACCCTCGCTGATATCTCTCTCGCAGTTCACGATGATGTGGGGTTCGGGTTGATCATCTGCGACGAACAGGTGGTTTTCGGGGCGTACGAGGATGGCATCCTTCAGGCAACGTTCTCGACCGCCGAACCAGCCGTCGTCAATGCAGCCAAGGAAACATATCAGAAAAACCGAGGGACAGCAACTCCGGTCATCGAATGA
- a CDS encoding MBL fold metallo-hydrolase: MTEIRSDWGDWLIRDVEAAQPNGLAVWYLGCNGFILKGSDGTTVFIDPYVGLGDPPRTVRMIPVPFDPDDVTDADAVLATHEHTDHVHGPTQAPILERTGATLYAPDESLSVVREDEEWLTEWNVDEGQLSEVTEGKTVEIGEFTVHVEHANDSDASHPVSYVIEHDAGTFFHGGDTKPSDEFERIGREYDIDLGVLAFGTVGMVLDRRTRWYNDENQIIEAATALEIDRLLPSHWDMWRGLTSDPKTLHHHAKSFEYPSRLEITEIGDRVDITGA, from the coding sequence ATGACGGAGATTCGAAGCGACTGGGGAGACTGGCTCATTCGAGACGTCGAAGCGGCCCAGCCGAACGGCCTTGCGGTCTGGTATCTCGGCTGTAACGGATTCATTCTCAAAGGCAGCGACGGAACGACCGTCTTCATCGATCCGTACGTCGGCCTTGGCGATCCACCGCGGACCGTCCGTATGATCCCCGTTCCGTTCGATCCCGACGACGTGACCGACGCCGATGCCGTTCTCGCCACGCACGAACACACCGATCACGTCCACGGACCGACCCAGGCACCGATCTTAGAGCGGACGGGGGCAACCCTGTACGCGCCCGACGAGAGTCTCAGCGTCGTCCGCGAGGACGAGGAGTGGCTCACGGAGTGGAACGTCGACGAAGGTCAGCTTTCGGAGGTCACCGAAGGGAAGACGGTCGAGATCGGAGAGTTTACCGTCCACGTCGAACACGCGAACGACTCCGACGCGAGCCATCCCGTAAGCTACGTCATCGAACACGATGCGGGCACCTTCTTCCACGGCGGCGATACCAAACCGAGCGACGAGTTCGAGCGGATCGGTCGAGAGTACGACATCGATCTCGGCGTTCTCGCCTTCGGAACCGTCGGGATGGTTCTCGACCGGCGAACGCGCTGGTACAACGACGAGAATCAGATCATCGAAGCCGCCACAGCGCTCGAGATCGATCGGCTCCTCCCGAGCCACTGGGACATGTGGCGTGGACTCACCTCCGATCCGAAAACGTTGCACCACCACGCAAAGAGTTTCGAGTATCCGAGCCGGCTCGAGATCACCGAAATCGGTGATCGTGTGGACATCACCGGCGCTTAA
- a CDS encoding METTL5 family protein yields the protein MAPPSRRNLARVLESLEDFSDPSPALEQYLTPSDLAAHLCHLARLQGDLDRRVLDLGTGTGMLAIAAAISGADAVVGIDVDPDALELARRNERAVEPGLDSGRTDGIDWVRGDVIRHPFSEEAGTVVSNPPFGAQRGNRHADRSFLETARELSSVSYTIHNEGSQSFVESYAADFGGDVTHAFRAELPIDRRFAFHTERTETLEAEVFRIEWPE from the coding sequence ATGGCTCCCCCCTCACGCCGGAATCTGGCCCGAGTCCTCGAGTCACTCGAGGACTTCTCGGATCCGTCTCCAGCGCTCGAGCAGTATCTGACGCCGTCGGATCTGGCCGCTCACCTCTGTCACCTGGCGAGGCTACAGGGTGATCTGGATCGTCGTGTTCTGGACCTCGGGACGGGAACGGGGATGCTCGCTATCGCCGCGGCGATTTCGGGGGCCGACGCCGTCGTCGGCATCGACGTCGACCCCGACGCGCTCGAATTGGCTCGACGAAACGAACGGGCGGTCGAACCCGGACTCGACAGCGGTCGAACCGACGGAATCGACTGGGTCCGCGGCGATGTCATCCGACACCCGTTTTCGGAGGAGGCGGGAACCGTCGTCTCGAACCCGCCGTTCGGCGCACAGCGTGGCAATCGCCACGCCGACCGTTCGTTTCTCGAAACCGCGCGCGAACTCTCTTCGGTCTCCTATACGATTCACAACGAGGGGAGTCAGTCGTTCGTCGAGTCCTACGCGGCGGATTTCGGTGGCGACGTGACCCACGCGTTCCGCGCCGAGTTACCGATCGATCGCCGTTTTGCGTTTCACACGGAGCGGACGGAAACGCTCGAGGCGGAAGTATTCCGTATCGAGTGGCCCGAGTGA
- a CDS encoding lactate utilization protein, whose product MSQQKSDFVAETEIDATLDELPTDEAIEETVNNLESNGFDVVVTDSAEDVLEVLQARIPADASVMNGHSTTLEEIGFDEHLSEGDHEWESLADEVWSINDDAKRQAARRESQTADYFLGGINAISQTGELVAADRSGSRIGAYPFAASNVVIVSGVNKIVPTLEDALDRLESVAYPLENERAKEAYGVESAIAKQLIYRQELEDGRTTVVLVRDQLGY is encoded by the coding sequence ATGTCACAGCAAAAATCCGATTTTGTAGCCGAGACCGAAATCGACGCGACACTCGACGAACTACCGACCGACGAGGCTATCGAGGAGACCGTCAACAACCTCGAGAGTAACGGCTTCGACGTCGTCGTCACGGACTCGGCCGAGGACGTCCTCGAAGTGCTTCAGGCGCGAATCCCCGCCGACGCGTCGGTGATGAACGGCCACTCCACGACGCTCGAGGAGATCGGCTTCGACGAGCACCTCTCCGAAGGCGACCACGAGTGGGAGAGTTTGGCGGACGAAGTCTGGAGTATTAACGACGACGCGAAGCGCCAAGCCGCTCGTCGTGAGTCACAGACTGCGGATTACTTCCTCGGCGGGATTAACGCGATCTCCCAGACCGGCGAACTCGTCGCGGCCGACCGTTCCGGTAGCCGGATCGGCGCGTACCCCTTCGCCGCGAGCAATGTCGTCATCGTCAGCGGCGTGAACAAGATCGTTCCGACGCTCGAGGACGCACTCGATCGCCTCGAGTCCGTGGCCTACCCCCTCGAGAACGAACGAGCGAAAGAGGCCTATGGCGTCGAGTCAGCCATCGCCAAGCAACTCATCTACCGACAAGAACTCGAAGACGGCCGCACGACCGTCGTGCTCGTTCGCGACCAGCTGGGGTACTAA
- a CDS encoding phytoene desaturase family protein: MTGNRFDVIIVGGGVAGMSTAARLQSKGRSTLVLEQHDHIGGCAGYYRSGEFTFDVGATTLVDFHLDGVGGQLLDEIGFEYSDITIQDAYSVWLPDRTVTLYRDQEKWRRERREKLGNEDRHLEFYKFLDEMSETLWQMTRQDIKMPIQSVQDVIQNVRAVGVTNIPLVRYLQWTMADALRQYDVYDDTPLRKTVAMLVEDTVHSTLDNAPLLNSILGITIRRAGIGRATGGMYGFWGAFTEQYHTLGGTIKTGQTVTDITGTDGAYTVSTQDKQYTARQVVSAVPINLTKSIASSIVGNALDEHIEMLRAHEGGAAVVFLGVPETEVDDHDITHHQILTAYDEPLGDGNNMFVTVSAPEDTVSAPEGYRAVMLSTHCDVEFWQELDDETYARRKDAIGQRLISHARTVYPDLATDPVVYDIGTPVTYESFTNRPRGATGGYRQTIQNSNQHAVPQDIGVDGFYLAGDTTWPGLGTVACIKGSKIAADLVLE; encoded by the coding sequence ATGACCGGAAACAGGTTTGATGTGATTATCGTCGGCGGAGGTGTCGCTGGCATGAGCACTGCCGCACGGCTACAGTCGAAAGGACGCTCGACACTGGTCTTGGAGCAGCATGATCATATCGGCGGCTGTGCCGGCTATTACCGATCCGGCGAGTTCACATTCGATGTTGGAGCGACGACGCTGGTTGACTTCCACCTTGATGGTGTTGGTGGACAACTCTTGGATGAAATCGGATTCGAATATTCGGATATCACCATTCAAGATGCCTACAGCGTGTGGCTTCCCGACCGCACGGTGACGTTGTATCGAGATCAAGAGAAATGGCGACGGGAGCGACGAGAAAAGCTCGGAAACGAAGACCGCCACCTCGAATTCTACAAATTTCTAGATGAGATGTCTGAGACGCTCTGGCAAATGACGAGACAGGACATCAAGATGCCGATACAGAGCGTTCAAGATGTCATCCAAAATGTACGTGCGGTAGGTGTGACGAATATTCCCCTGGTTCGGTATCTCCAATGGACTATGGCGGACGCCCTACGGCAATATGATGTCTACGACGACACGCCGCTTCGTAAAACGGTCGCCATGTTGGTTGAGGATACCGTTCATTCGACGCTCGACAACGCGCCACTGTTGAACTCGATTCTCGGTATCACGATCCGACGGGCTGGGATCGGACGTGCCACTGGCGGAATGTACGGGTTCTGGGGCGCGTTTACGGAGCAGTATCATACGCTTGGTGGAACGATCAAAACCGGGCAGACAGTAACTGATATCACGGGAACCGATGGTGCATACACGGTCTCGACACAGGACAAACAATACACTGCCAGACAAGTCGTGAGTGCGGTACCGATCAATCTCACTAAATCAATCGCATCATCGATCGTGGGTAATGCATTGGACGAGCACATCGAGATGCTTCGAGCTCACGAAGGCGGTGCTGCCGTCGTGTTTCTCGGTGTCCCAGAGACAGAGGTCGATGATCACGATATCACCCATCATCAGATCCTCACAGCGTACGATGAACCGCTCGGCGACGGAAACAATATGTTCGTTACCGTCTCAGCGCCAGAAGACACGGTGAGTGCCCCTGAAGGGTATCGTGCGGTGATGTTATCGACACACTGTGATGTCGAATTCTGGCAAGAACTCGACGATGAGACGTATGCACGACGCAAAGATGCAATAGGTCAACGACTGATTTCACACGCCAGAACGGTCTATCCAGATTTGGCAACTGACCCGGTCGTGTACGATATTGGCACGCCTGTTACCTACGAATCCTTCACAAATCGGCCACGTGGGGCGACCGGTGGATACAGACAAACGATACAAAACTCTAATCAACATGCTGTTCCGCAGGATATCGGTGTAGATGGCTTCTACCTTGCGGGAGACACCACGTGGCCGGGGCTCGGGACTGTCGCATGTATAAAGGGTAGCAAGATTGCTGCAGACCTCGTGCTTGAGTGA
- a CDS encoding ABC transporter permease: MSVRGRSVRARAVAGIALVQLRRSPSRTVLAILAVAVAVLSVTLLTSLGAGVVAMGEDGLDTADRDIWISSDPVDPGASGTENSVVGSHAVAAELSEREDITGASPIAMHDVYIGTEPDDLERNPAVGVQRTHDGFGFEDGDGFETPEEAYEDARADDPVVEEIVLDPAIAGELDAETGDTVYVGTSRESAPEYEFTVVGTSAYYSQFLGSDTVTLPLVDLQAVAGTTGTDRSTFITANVTDDADRDEVRNELTAAYPDYDVRTSDEQVGAMLEERPLVIASGLTLVGLAVLGGSVLTVNLFTLVTYHQRTELAALRAIGLSRPVLAGTIGVQGLSIGLLGGIVGLAATPPLVRGLNHISTAVIGFERLLRTPLEVYVLGIGLALMLGTTVALVTGWRAGRYARIEHLE, encoded by the coding sequence GTGAGCGTTCGCGGGAGATCGGTACGGGCTCGCGCGGTAGCCGGAATTGCCCTCGTTCAACTCCGCCGATCACCGAGCCGAACGGTCCTCGCGATACTCGCCGTCGCGGTCGCGGTGTTGTCGGTGACGCTGTTGACGAGCCTGGGTGCCGGCGTCGTCGCGATGGGGGAGGACGGACTCGACACCGCCGATCGAGACATCTGGATCTCGAGCGATCCGGTCGATCCTGGTGCGAGCGGAACGGAGAATTCCGTCGTGGGCTCACACGCCGTCGCCGCCGAACTCTCGGAACGGGAAGATATCACCGGAGCCTCTCCGATCGCGATGCACGACGTCTACATCGGAACGGAACCCGACGATCTCGAGCGGAATCCGGCGGTCGGCGTCCAGCGAACCCACGACGGGTTCGGATTCGAGGACGGTGACGGATTTGAAACCCCCGAGGAAGCATACGAGGATGCGCGAGCAGACGATCCAGTGGTCGAAGAGATCGTCCTCGATCCGGCCATCGCGGGCGAATTAGACGCGGAGACCGGCGATACGGTGTACGTCGGGACCAGCCGCGAGTCCGCGCCGGAGTACGAGTTCACGGTCGTTGGAACGTCCGCGTACTACTCGCAGTTTCTCGGCTCGGACACGGTGACGCTCCCGCTGGTCGATCTGCAGGCGGTCGCCGGAACGACGGGAACGGATCGGTCGACGTTCATCACCGCCAACGTGACCGACGACGCCGACCGTGACGAGGTACGCAACGAACTCACAGCGGCGTATCCCGACTACGACGTCCGCACGAGCGACGAACAGGTCGGCGCGATGCTCGAAGAGCGCCCGCTCGTCATCGCCAGTGGTCTCACACTGGTCGGGCTCGCCGTCCTCGGCGGCAGCGTTCTCACGGTAAACCTGTTCACGCTCGTCACCTACCACCAGCGGACCGAACTCGCCGCGCTCCGAGCGATCGGCCTCTCGCGGCCCGTTCTGGCGGGAACGATCGGCGTCCAGGGCCTCAGTATCGGGCTGCTCGGTGGTATCGTCGGCCTCGCAGCGACGCCACCGCTGGTTCGGGGGTTAAACCACATTTCGACCGCCGTCATCGGTTTCGAGCGCCTCCTTCGAACCCCACTCGAGGTCTACGTCCTCGGCATCGGACTGGCGCTGATGCTCGGAACCACCGTCGCCCTCGTCACCGGCTGGCGAGCCGGGCGATACGCCCGGATCGAACACCTCGAGTAG